GAGATGATATTGTTGTACAGGTACAGATTAGGTTGCACGCCGTGGGCGATAGCTTCATTGAATAGTGAAAGCGCAGCCGACGCATCATCTGTGGTATCCTTAACATGCTGAATTAACACTCCGTACCCATCAGCAGAAGGACTGCCGCCCGCCTCAAGTATCCGAAGCCGATGATTATGCGCTGCTTCCAGATTTTCCGAATGGCCTAGGGCAATAATCATGCTGTTCTCGATCGAGACCCACGACGCAAACTTCGACTTCTCCTCGATGGACGGAAGTACGGCCTGTGCGATCTGATACAGCTCCGCAACCTTCTCTGTCTCCTTTGCACGCCCTAGGCCTTCGATGAGGCGCGAGAACGTGTGGGGCATCGGCACGACGCCCTTTTCCACACCCTGAGAGAATGCCTGGTATCCTTTTATGACATCAAACtcgtaccgacgtcccacGCGTTTAAAGGCAGCCGTTTCGATGACTTTAGTTTGGTACCTATCAATGCGGAGATGGGAGTTCTCGCTCTCGGACGTCACGGGCATAGTTGTGCTTTCCATGCGTTCGATGGACGGGTTAGGCAGTTCCTTCAAAGCATTCTCAAGAGCGGCGAGGTTCAGTCGATCAAACTGCTTCCCGGCTGACTCATATGATGGGCCCAACTTCACCAGGAACTGCTGGCGCGCTTTTGGATCAGGATACAGTCTTCCCAACACATCTAAGGTCTTGCGTTGCGTGTCGAGCTTGAAGATGGAAAATTCGATTTTTTGGGTTGACAAGTCGTCAAGTAGGCTAACTAGACCATTGAACGCGTATCCGGGGATGGGAGGCAGATTTTCAGGGTTTCCGTTAACCACATTCGCTTCCAAGTAGGCTGCATAAGACAGAAGGGTTTCCCAATCATTGACACTGAGCTCCGAATAAGGTATGAGGTTCTGGAACCGCGCTCGGCCGTAGGCATGCAGGATGTGAGGTGCAAACGAGAGCTGTTTGGGCAACGCCAGATTCTCCCCCATGCGTGCCAAGGCAAGAGCAGAAAGGAATGGAAGCTCGCCGTTGCGGTTCACCAACGTCGTGGTAACATGGTCAATGAAGTCTTTGGAGGTGTTGCGCAGCCATTGGAGTACATGAGCGAGGCTGCCATCGTAATCCGCTTGGAATTGCTCCAAAATACTAGTAGTCATCACAGCGCATGCCGTCTCGAAGTCTCCTCTTGAAACGAACGCCTTGCAGATATTGGTCTTCATCTCCAATTTTTCCTGTACCGGTTCATACTCAACGAGGTCGTCCAAAAGGAACTGCAGGGTTTGAAGAGCCGTTTGCTCGTCGAGCTTATCCAAGTTGTCCATGTTTGCACGATGGATCAGAACGTGATCGATTTGCCGAGTGTGGAGACTGTCCTCTTTGCTAACAGACCGGTAGATAGTATACAGGCGATTGAGTTCCTGGAGATTGCCCTCCGCTGCCAGTGCATCGAGAACCAAGTGCCAGGCAACGCTATCAGGTCGCATCGCTTTGCCGCCCAAGCCTTCGAAAGGACTCGAAGGTGTCTTTGCCTGAGTCAAAAGCTGGTTGAACCATGCCAATGCCGATTGAAGATCGCCTCCAAGAAGGAAACCTGCAATAACTGTGGTGAACGTAGACGAAGTGGCGATAGGAATGTCTTGGGGAGTGAACCGGTCACCCGCTGTCGAGTTGACCATTCGTTCGACGAGTTCAATGGCTTTGTCTGGCATCTCGGCACGGAAATAGGCCTCAATCATTACGTTCCAAACCATAATTTGCGCCCGTCGCTCAGCATCGGCCATAGGGAGAGGGTAACGCCTGAGTTTGCCTGAACGAGATGCGGTAAGGAAGGCTTCGAAGATGTGTTCTGCTTCTTCGATCTTCTTCGCATttgaaaatgtcaagatCAGATACTCATAAACGTTGATGCCAATTTTCATGTCCTTGATGGCCTCCAGTTGCGCAAAGATGTGGATGGCAGCGTCGACGTCAGTATGGCCTGCACATGCTGACAAAAGTTTGACGTAAGTTGAATGCGCAAGTTTTTCCCTGCCTCCAACAGCCAATACACCTTCGAAAAGGGATAGGGCTGTCGAGAAATTTTGTTCTTCCTTGAGTTTGGCGATCCTGTCCTGGTCTGCTTCCATTGACGCGACTTCCATGCGACCAACAAGTGGCACCTGTTTGGGGCGCATTTCCAAGGTAACGATGGCTTTGCGAACTTCTTCATCGCGAGTAAGAAGGGCACCAATGAGAGTTTCGTATGTCTGGACATTAGGTACCACCGACTGGCTTAACATAGTGTTGTAGAGCTGAATGATACTTTGAATAGGATGTCCGGCGAGGCGAGTAGTGGCCAAGGCGTGTAAAGCAGCATTGAATTCTTTCACTTTAACCTTCGGTTTCTTCAGCAGATGGCGTACGGTATCTGCGACCACATTTTCGTCCCCCAATTTCTCCAGACGCCCGAATAGCTGGACGAAgtcggatgaagatgaagatggagtAGGAGCGCCTGGGGTAGGGGAAGGGGGATGCCCTTCTTTTCCTGCGCTCGCTTTTGCCTTCGGTAGTTCCTCGACATCCTCTAGTGGGACGTCCGCCGATGGGGTGAGCAAAGGACTCAAAGGCTCAGATGTCGAGTTTCGGCGGATACGGAGCGGTGCAGAGCTCGAGTCAACGGGATCTGCAGCAAGAAGCCTTTCTTTTGCTGAAGCTAGAGTCTCTAGGGGAGCGAATGTGTGTTTCGCCCGCCTGTGTAGTTGAACGGTCTTGAGGACGCCCATCTTTTCACCGCGTTCAACGCGACCTGAGGTACCCATAGACACACTCGAGCTGCGCATCCGAGTGGTCTTGGGTGTCCTCGATACCACTGGCCTTCGAGGTGTGATGTCCTCATTCTCATCTGTCTGAGATGAGAATGCATCCTGGGATGTGATTGCATTTGCCTGGGTCACTGCCCGTCCAGCGCTCTAAAGTACGGAGTTTAACACAGTAAAAGTGCACCATAGATGTATCACATACATTATATCCATAAAATCGACTGCCTGTATTGTATTTGGAGCCGCCTGGACCTGGACCATTGCCCCAGCTCGAGCCTGAGCCCGACGAAGGGCCTGACGACTGGAGTTGGAGAACATTCCTGAGAGTGTGGGTTTGGTTCTGGACAACCGCGACGGCGCGAGTTGTACTATGGAGGATATGAGGCAGCATAGGCCTCTAGAATGGGATTGGGGGGCACCAGACCGTCCAAACCGACGATTCTGTTGCAAGATGACTCTGACTCCGCGCTTACACGTTCCAATGCCGAGCCGATTcgtttttgaatttttgtttACACACGCTATCGGAACAAATCGGCTTTTGCCGCCGGTTTCCTTCGAAGTTCGCACACTGTCATTTGCTTCCTTTCCTGAGATCACGGAGATGATCGAACTCTATTCTACACTCTAAAACGATACAAGCTATGTATGTTTACAGTGATGCTCTTACATCAGGTTTTGAATACAGAGGTGCATGTTCTTCAAAAACTTCGGACAAGAAATACTCATGAGTTTTCTGCCCACGCTTTGACTTTTGTCATCGTAAACACAGCGAAGAGACAATAGTAAACTAGCGCCAAGTTGGCAGATGTGGCCTGGTTCAGAAACAGGTGTATGTTCGCCTAAATTAAGCCTCTTCCCATCGTCATCGATAATAGATATATATCGCTGCCTTCTGGGACACTGAAAGAGTTGGTATAACCGCCTTGGCATTATACTTTAGCTGCAAGTTTCGACTGAAACATGGCCGATATACACCAAAGCATCTTCCTCCTTGGAGCTACAGGGTACTTGGGATCCCAACTTCTCGTTCTGCTATCTGCCAGCTCTATAAATTATCATGTTGTTGCACTCGTGCGCGCCGCTAAtcaagaaaaggaggaaaaatTGAAAAGCATCCACCACAACCTATCCGTGGTCAAAGGATCGCTGGACGATCACGAAATCATCACAGAGCAAGCTTCTAAGGCCAAGTACGTGATCAACTGTGCTAGCTCAGACCACCCAGGCAGTATCAAAGGTGCGCGATGCCGTTTATCAATTCACTCGAGCCATACTCAGACAGAGCGCCACCCGCAGCCATTCTTGAAGGTCTTGAAAAGCAATCTGCTAACCGCCCAGGCGACCCGCCTGTATATATCCACGTATCAGGACTCGCGCTGCTCAACGACAATGCTAGAGGAGAGCTCGTCCCTGAGGACCAGATCCCTAGATACACCGATATCGGATTCAGCCTCGATCAAGTCCCGGACGACGCGCCCCATAAAAACTGTGACAGTCTCATCGTCGCTGCTGGTACCAGAAGGCAGAACCCCGTGCGCACCGTCATCGCATACCCGGGATGGATCTTCGGCGTTGGTGAAGGTACAAACAATTGCTTCTTTTGCATTACTTTTGTCCTCATTCCACATAATGCCCAATGTTGCCAGGAATAAAAAAGTCGACACGTGCCATTGACCTCTTCCTGAACACCTGGAAGCCGATTAGATACGCTGGGACATGGGGACCAGGTCACAACTCGATGAACAACATCCATGTTAAAGACGCCGCAAACGCGTTGTTGCTCATTCTTCAGGCAGCCATCGACGGAAAGGCAGATGAAGGCGCGGAAGGATTCTGTGAGTCCCGTGAAGAACCTAGGGGTTGTCTAAAGTGCTTTAACTGAGGATAATATTGGTTTCAGACTTCCTCGCAGGCGATGAGCCTAATGTCACTTTCCACGATATCGCCACCGTCATGGGCGACGTATGTGGAGTTCAAACCTCCCTTGACCAGGCAGTATAACTGAAATGCCGATTTTGCAGATGATGTTCGAAAAAGGCGTCCACATTAAAGGCGGGTCTGAGGCACTCCCCACGTCAATCACAGAACCATACGGAGAATGTGAGTCATCGCGCCAGACCCATTTCTTGATACTACCAGCTATATTCATTCCATTCCATGATACAGTTTTCTGGAAATTATTCGCCGCCAACCACCGAGCAGTTCCGCAGAGACTAAAGCGCCTGGGTTGGAAAGCCACAGAGACTTCAAAGCTGCCACTTCTCGAGTCTTTGCCCAAAGAGGTAGAGGCGGTCCTGCGGCAAGCCCAGTAAACGGACAGATGGTGTGGGCATATGAGCCAGGCGCGTGACATTCGCTGAACTCGTTACAGTTGTATCTGAGTCATACTATGCCCGTTATTGAGTGTACCTGCAATATGTCATAAACGGTGTCTCGCAGCGAGAAAATAGTATGTTTGAGGGAAAAGGGAACGATACAGGGATAGGACTCGTACATAGTACGTGTAAGAGAACAAGAATGCATAGATGTTTATTTGAAGTCCGACTTcccaaaaaaagaagttAGATGACGCCACGGCCCATTAGCCCGCGTAATTGGAAGTGCAAAAAACTTCAAGCTTTAAACCTCAAAAAATTAGGTGAACAATGGTGCGCTTGCTTGTGATTTGAAGTACATGGTATTTAAATAACAGGGGTACATACTCAGGGAATTCCACCGATAACAAAAGCCCTACAACAAATAAATGAGCAGTAAATCTACATCTTCAGTGTAAAATGCGGGGGTATAAGAAATGCAAAAGTATACAGCGAGTTAAAAATGAATTCAGACAGGAACGAAAAGGTTTGGATACATTTTGATGAGTGATTCAGAGCTTCAAGGACTTATGGTTCGAAATATCTATCCATATTCTGAAAAAGCATCACCATCAGAGCGAGCGCTAGGCGCTTACATGCCGTAATACTCACCAATGGGCGCAAGCTGGAAATCTGATGCCGGTGATCAGTATAGACtaagaaaataaaatatgTTATGTAGATACCTGAGGATCTTGAAAATTGTGTATCTCCAGATTGGGTGGCGGGATcaccttctttttcttcccaaGTTTAATCTCAGTGTTCCATTTCTTGACCTGTCTCTTATAGTCTCGCGACTCATCGTGCATTTCGATGTAGCTTCGGTGGATGTCATGGCTACAATTAAAGGGGTAAGATCATCCGTCACGAGCCTGGAAGTGGGTGGTAGAAATGACATACCTAACCAGCGTGAGTACATCTTTGAGCTTCCGTCTCGGCTGCTCTCTCAGCATCTTGACCAAAAACTGGGAGGTGCACATATTAAACTGAGTTATCAATGTTAGATTAATACATATCCACTTACTTGAGTCATTGTGGAACCATCTCTAATCCATGTTACTTGGCTGTCTTTGGATGACGACAGACAGATCTGTCAGGCAAGATGCCGATGAGCTATGCAGTCCATATGACTACTAAGAAAAAATGAGACTTACGACGTCAGCTTGGGGTACATTCCTCCTCATGAAGATGGGATCTTTCCTGCAATTACCATGACAATACAAGGAGACAGGCGAGGCAATAGCTCTGCCTGAATTAGGGGTAGGCATGCTGGTAGGAACGGATGCTGTGTACTCTGAGATTTCCGTCAGAATACGTGGTCGTCTAATGGGCGGTCGTGGTTTGTTGGACGGATCTCCAGATGGAAAATGCGGTGGAGGAAACCCGGTCGCACGACGTGTTGAAGAGGGACTGGCCAGGGCCGACTTGAGAAGAAAGTTGTTGGGCAAGGTAGCATCGAGATTGAGGTGCTCGAAATAATCTGTCATGTTCTGTCAGCCATGCGTATAGAAATCAGAGAATTTGTCCTCTCACGATCAATTTCCAGCTTCCGTTCTAGCATCATATGTTATTAAAAAAAGGTTAGACCGAAAAACTGAATGAACACACGATTTTTTGCCAGTATTGTATCTGTTCTCCTTTTCCCTCTGTTGA
The sequence above is a segment of the Psilocybe cubensis strain MGC-MH-2018 chromosome 4, whole genome shotgun sequence genome. Coding sequences within it:
- a CDS encoding Pentatricopeptide repeat-containing protein 5, mitochondrial, with product MLPHILHSTTRAVAVVQNQTHTLRNVLQLQSSGPSSGSGSSWGNGPGPGGSKYNTGSRFYGYNSAGRAVTQANAITSQDAFSSQTDENEDITPRRPVVSRTPKTTRMRSSSVSMGTSGRVERGEKMGVLKTVQLHRRAKHTFAPLETLASAKERLLAADPVDSSSAPLRIRRNSTSEPLSPLLTPSADVPLEDVEELPKAKASAGKEGHPPSPTPGAPTPSSSSSDFVQLFGRLEKLGDENVVADTVRHLLKKPKVKVKEFNAALHALATTRLAGHPIQSIIQLYNTMLSQSVVPNVQTYETLIGALLTRDEEVRKAIVTLEMRPKQVPLVGRMEVASMEADQDRIAKLKEEQNFSTALSLFEGVLAVGGREKLAHSTYVKLLSACAGHTDVDAAIHIFAQLEAIKDMKIGINVYEYLILTFSNAKKIEEAEHIFEAFLTASRSGKLRRYPLPMADAERRAQIMVWNVMIEAYFRAEMPDKAIELVERMVNSTAGDRFTPQDIPIATSSTFTTVIAGFLLGGDLQSALAWFNQLLTQAKTPSSPFEGLGGKAMRPDSVAWHLVLDALAAEGNLQELNRLYTIYRSVSKEDSLHTRQIDHVLIHRANMDNLDKLDEQTALQTLQFLLDDLVEYEPVQEKLEMKTNICKAFVSRGDFETACAVMTTSILEQFQADYDGSLAHVLQWLRNTSKDFIDHVTTTLVNRNGELPFLSALALARMGENLALPKQLSFAPHILHAYGRARFQNLIPYSELSVNDWETLLSYAAYLEANVVNGNPENLPPIPGYAFNGLVSLLDDLSTQKIEFSIFKLDTQRKTLDVLGRLYPDPKARQQFLVKLGPSYESAGKQFDRLNLAALENALKELPNPSIERMESTTMPVTSESENSHLRIDRYQTKVIETAAFKRVGRRYEFDVIKGYQAFSQGVEKGVVPMPHTFSRLIEGLGRAKETEKVAELYQIAQAVLPSIEEKSKFASWVSIENSMIIALGHSENLEAAHNHRLRILEAGGSPSADGYGVLIQHVKDTTDDASAALSLFNEAIAHGVQPNLYLYNNIISKLSKARKADYAIELFQQMKASGIHPSSITYGAVIGACARVGDVLSAESLFTEMTQAPDFKPRVPPYNTMMQLYTTTKPIRNSVLFFREEMRRAGVKPSSHTYKLLMDAYGSIEPIDLAKMEATFAQLQKHTEVPITGAHFASLINAYGCVNKDLDKAISIFETMHKVPRAPAPDAVVFEALINAIVAHKRTDLIPVYVSKMSESGVHMTAYIANFLIKGYANVNDMNQARAVFESLLDPPTGVAAPNNHAPHDSNTPGVPVMEPVYREPSTWEVMVRAELGCGNRRGALALLERLRERQYPEAVYNRISGVLTDHSVPL
- a CDS encoding Oxidase ucsJ gives rise to the protein MADIHQSIFLLGATGYLGSQLLVLLSASSINYHVVALVRAANQEKEEKLKSIHHNLSVVKGSLDDHEIITEQASKAKYVINCASSDHPGSIKAILEGLEKQSANRPGDPPVYIHVSGLALLNDNARGELVPEDQIPRYTDIGFSLDQVPDDAPHKNCDSLIVAAGTRRQNPVRTVIAYPGWIFGVGEGIKKSTRAIDLFLNTWKPIRYAGTWGPGHNSMNNIHVKDAANALLLILQAAIDGKADEGAEGFYFLAGDEPNVTFHDIATVMGDMMFEKGVHIKGGSEALPTSITEPYGEFFWKLFAANHRAVPQRLKRLGWKATETSKLPLLESLPKEVEAVLRQAQ